In a genomic window of Pontibacter liquoris:
- the tsaE gene encoding tRNA (adenosine(37)-N6)-threonylcarbamoyltransferase complex ATPase subunit type 1 TsaE: MLNQGVQKASIKMSSLADLPAAASVLLEAADREPIILFEGPMGAGKTTLIKELCRQLGVAENVSSPTFALVNEYEGRQGKLIYHFDFYRIRDEREALGIGALEYFDSGRLCLVEWPSLIPNLLPEHYLLVQLQPEAEGEGRTMTITHV; this comes from the coding sequence ATGCTTAACCAGGGAGTACAAAAAGCAAGTATAAAGATGTCGTCGTTGGCTGATCTGCCGGCGGCGGCTTCTGTGCTTTTAGAGGCTGCCGACCGGGAGCCCATTATTTTGTTCGAAGGCCCGATGGGCGCAGGCAAAACCACCCTGATTAAGGAACTTTGCCGCCAGCTGGGCGTAGCCGAGAACGTGAGCAGCCCTACTTTTGCGCTCGTTAACGAGTATGAAGGGAGGCAGGGGAAACTAATTTACCATTTTGATTTTTATAGGATAAGGGATGAGCGCGAAGCCCTCGGGATTGGCGCGCTGGAGTATTTTGACTCAGGCAGGCTGTGCCTGGTAGAGTGGCCCTCGCTTATACCCAATTTATTGCCTGAGCACTATTTGCTTGTGCAGCTGCAGCCCGAAGCGGAAGGCGAGGGGCGCACCATGACCATAACCCACGTATAG
- a CDS encoding flavin reductase family protein yields the protein MRTFDPKETKAADLYALMAGVVAPRPIAFASTTDGNGNVNLSPFSFFNMFSASPPILIFSPLSRMRDNTSKHTLENAQATKEVVIHIANYAIVEQMSLASTEYDKGINEFVKAGLTPVASELVKPPRVQEAPVALECRVNDIIPLGTEGGAGNLIICQVLLMHLQEGILGEDGKVDPYKLDAVARMGSDYYIRANGDSIFELPKPIRNKGIGVDALPAFIRQSTILTGNNLARLGNTETVPTAAEAAAYRTNPLVAYTWNKYKARPAQLRQELEKLGKKLLEDNHVSEAWKVLLLSGQV from the coding sequence ATGAGAACCTTTGATCCGAAAGAAACTAAAGCAGCCGACCTGTATGCGCTCATGGCCGGGGTTGTTGCTCCGCGCCCTATTGCGTTTGCCAGCACTACCGACGGCAATGGCAACGTTAACCTGAGCCCGTTCAGTTTTTTTAATATGTTTAGCGCTTCGCCGCCCATTCTCATTTTCTCGCCCCTCAGCCGCATGCGCGACAACACCAGCAAACACACGCTGGAGAATGCGCAGGCCACCAAGGAGGTTGTCATCCATATTGCCAATTATGCTATCGTAGAGCAAATGTCGCTGGCCAGCACTGAGTACGATAAAGGCATAAATGAATTTGTGAAGGCTGGTTTAACGCCGGTTGCCTCGGAGCTGGTGAAGCCGCCGCGGGTGCAGGAAGCCCCGGTAGCGTTAGAGTGCAGGGTAAACGACATTATACCGTTGGGCACAGAAGGCGGCGCAGGCAACCTAATCATTTGCCAGGTGCTGCTGATGCACCTGCAGGAGGGCATCCTGGGAGAAGACGGCAAGGTTGATCCTTACAAGCTTGATGCGGTGGCGCGCATGGGCAGCGATTATTACATCCGGGCAAATGGCGACAGCATTTTTGAGCTTCCCAAGCCTATCCGAAACAAAGGCATTGGGGTGGATGCGTTGCCCGCCTTTATCCGCCAGAGCACCATCCTGACAGGCAATAACCTGGCCCGGCTGGGAAATACCGAAACAGTACCCACCGCGGCAGAGGCAGCCGCATACCGAACAAATCCGCTCGTGGCCTATACCTGGAACAAGTATAAAGCTAGACCGGCCCAATTGCGGCAGGAACTCGAGAAGTTAGGTAAAAAGCTATTGGAAGATAACCACGTGTCCGAAGCCTGGAAAGTACTGCTGCTAAGCGGACAGGTATAG
- the lpxA gene encoding acyl-ACP--UDP-N-acetylglucosamine O-acyltransferase — translation MNQPLAYIHPEAKIAQNVVVEPFVTIHKNVEIGEGTWIGSNAVIMEGARIGRNCKIFPGAVISSVPQDLKFAGEVTTAYIGDNTVIREFVTVSRGTIDKMKTIIGSNCLVMAYAHVAHDCNVGNSCIIGNAVQMAGHVDVGDYAIISATSAVHQFVKIGAHAFISGGSHVLKDVPPFVKAAREPLSYAGINSVGMRRRGFVSEQINEIQQIYRILFMSSLNNTQALDTIELELPPSRERDEVTNFLRGSGRGIIRSYFSKDAN, via the coding sequence ATGAATCAGCCATTAGCATACATTCATCCGGAGGCTAAGATCGCCCAGAACGTGGTCGTAGAGCCGTTTGTTACGATCCATAAAAACGTGGAGATCGGAGAAGGTACCTGGATCGGATCAAACGCCGTGATTATGGAAGGTGCCCGCATCGGCCGCAATTGCAAGATTTTTCCGGGAGCCGTGATCTCTTCGGTGCCCCAGGACCTGAAGTTTGCCGGCGAGGTAACCACGGCCTACATCGGCGACAATACCGTGATCCGGGAGTTTGTAACTGTTAGCCGCGGCACCATCGATAAAATGAAGACCATTATCGGCAGCAACTGCCTCGTGATGGCCTACGCGCACGTAGCCCACGACTGCAATGTAGGCAACAGCTGCATTATCGGTAACGCCGTGCAGATGGCCGGCCACGTAGATGTAGGCGATTATGCCATCATCAGCGCTACCAGTGCCGTGCACCAGTTTGTAAAGATCGGGGCGCACGCCTTTATTTCCGGCGGATCGCACGTGCTAAAAGATGTGCCGCCGTTTGTGAAAGCTGCCCGCGAGCCGCTCTCCTACGCCGGTATAAACTCGGTAGGTATGCGCCGCAGAGGTTTTGTAAGCGAGCAGATAAACGAGATCCAGCAGATCTACCGCATCCTGTTCATGAGCAGCCTCAACAACACCCAGGCCCTGGATACGATCGAGTTGGAACTGCCCCCAAGCCGCGAACGCGACGAGGTGACCAACTTCCTGCGTGGATCGGGCCGCGGCATCATCCGAAGCTATTTTTCCAAAGATGCAAATTAA
- a CDS encoding response regulator — MQRYNILWADDEIDLLKPHILFLEDRGYDITPVNSGADAIEKFQDQTFDIVFLDENMPGISGLETLNELKSIRPAVPVIMITKSEEEHIMEEAIGSKITDYLIKPLNPNQILLSVKKVLENKRLVSEKTNMSYQRDFRQLGMAFGERLSPLEWADIYKKLVYWELEIDETENKSMADVINMQKDEANANFAKFIMENYEDWINKEDEDAPLMSHELFKQRVFPMMKQSEQPVYFLLIDNLRYDQWKVLEPLILDYFTVDQEEMFYSILPTTTAYARNAIFSGMLPTEIVKKYPNLWVADEDEEGKNLHEAEFLEIQLQQNRITGKHSYHKITNVAAGRDLLSKFSNLDGNKLNVIVYNFVDMLSHARTDSNMVRELAPDESAYRSITKSWFLHSPLFDTLKMIAEKKGRLIITTDHGTIRVKRPFKIIGDRNTNTNLRYKHGKNLGYTDKDVFTVKKPERFFLPKANVSTTFVFAIEDYFFAYPNNYNYYVNYYKDTFQHGGVSLEEMIIPFITLSPKNA; from the coding sequence ATGCAAAGATACAATATTTTATGGGCCGATGATGAAATCGACCTCCTTAAGCCACACATTCTTTTCCTGGAAGACAGGGGCTACGACATTACGCCGGTAAACAGCGGCGCCGATGCCATTGAGAAGTTCCAGGACCAGACGTTCGATATCGTTTTCCTGGATGAGAACATGCCGGGTATCAGCGGCCTGGAAACACTGAATGAGCTGAAATCCATCCGGCCAGCCGTGCCCGTGATCATGATCACCAAAAGCGAGGAAGAGCATATCATGGAGGAGGCGATCGGCTCCAAGATCACCGATTACCTTATTAAGCCGCTTAACCCTAACCAGATCCTGCTATCGGTAAAAAAGGTATTGGAAAACAAACGCCTGGTGTCTGAAAAGACCAATATGAGCTACCAGCGCGACTTCCGGCAACTGGGCATGGCTTTTGGCGAGCGCCTGAGCCCGCTGGAATGGGCTGATATTTACAAAAAGCTGGTGTACTGGGAGTTGGAGATCGACGAGACGGAAAACAAAAGTATGGCCGACGTGATAAACATGCAGAAGGATGAGGCCAACGCCAACTTCGCCAAGTTTATCATGGAGAATTACGAGGACTGGATAAACAAGGAAGATGAAGATGCTCCGCTCATGTCGCATGAGCTGTTTAAGCAGCGCGTGTTCCCGATGATGAAGCAGTCGGAGCAGCCCGTATACTTCCTTTTGATCGATAACCTGCGCTACGACCAGTGGAAAGTACTCGAACCGCTGATCCTGGATTACTTTACCGTGGACCAGGAAGAGATGTTCTACTCCATCCTTCCTACTACCACGGCTTATGCGCGTAATGCCATTTTTTCGGGCATGCTGCCGACCGAGATCGTTAAAAAGTACCCCAACCTGTGGGTGGCCGACGAGGATGAGGAAGGCAAGAACCTGCACGAGGCCGAATTTCTGGAGATACAGCTACAGCAGAACCGCATTACGGGCAAGCACAGTTACCACAAAATTACGAACGTGGCTGCCGGCCGCGACCTACTCAGCAAGTTCAGTAACCTGGATGGCAACAAGCTCAACGTGATCGTGTATAACTTCGTGGATATGCTCTCGCACGCCCGCACCGACAGCAACATGGTACGCGAGCTGGCGCCCGACGAGTCGGCTTACCGCTCCATCACCAAATCCTGGTTTCTGCACTCGCCCCTTTTCGATACGCTGAAGATGATTGCCGAAAAGAAAGGCCGCCTCATCATCACCACCGACCACGGCACGATCCGGGTAAAAAGGCCCTTTAAGATCATCGGCGACCGCAACACTAACACCAACCTGCGTTACAAGCACGGCAAAAACCTGGGCTATACCGATAAAGACGTGTTTACAGTGAAAAAGCCGGAGCGATTTTTCTTGCCAAAAGCTAACGTTTCCACTACGTTTGTATTTGCGATCGAAGACTACTTCTTCGCTTACCCGAATAACTATAACTATTACGTCAACTACTACAAAGATACCTTCCAGCACGGAGGCGTGTCGTTGGAGGAAATGATCATACCGTTTATAACGCTTTCGCCTAAGAATGCTTAA
- a CDS encoding YebC/PmpR family DNA-binding transcriptional regulator, translated as MGRAFEFRKARKFKRWDKMSKAFTRLGKEIVIAVKEGGPNPETNARLRTAMQNAKGVNMPKDRVEAAIKRASSKEEKNYDEVVYEGYGPYGIAILVETATDNINRTVANMRVYFSRGGGALGKTGSLDFIFTRKGVFKIASEGLDVEELELELIDFGAEDIYEHEGEIIVETAFTDFGMMQKALEEKGLNVISAELQRIPNTRTDLTEEQEEEIENLIEKIEEDDDVQAVYHNMA; from the coding sequence ATGGGACGCGCATTTGAATTTAGAAAAGCCCGTAAATTTAAACGTTGGGACAAAATGTCGAAGGCCTTTACCCGCCTTGGCAAGGAAATAGTAATCGCTGTAAAAGAAGGTGGGCCTAATCCTGAGACAAATGCCCGCCTGCGTACGGCCATGCAAAACGCCAAAGGCGTTAACATGCCCAAAGACCGAGTGGAAGCGGCTATAAAACGTGCTTCGTCTAAAGAAGAAAAAAATTATGATGAAGTAGTATACGAGGGCTATGGCCCCTACGGCATCGCCATACTTGTAGAGACGGCTACTGATAATATTAACCGGACTGTGGCCAACATGCGGGTATACTTCTCGCGTGGCGGCGGTGCGTTAGGCAAAACCGGTTCGCTTGATTTTATTTTCACCCGCAAGGGCGTTTTCAAAATCGCTTCGGAAGGACTGGATGTGGAGGAACTGGAACTGGAACTGATCGATTTCGGCGCAGAAGATATTTACGAGCACGAAGGCGAGATCATTGTAGAAACCGCTTTCACTGACTTTGGCATGATGCAGAAAGCGCTGGAAGAAAAAGGCCTGAACGTGATCAGTGCAGAGCTGCAGCGCATTCCCAACACCCGCACCGACCTGACAGAAGAGCAGGAAGAAGAAATTGAAAACCTGATCGAAAAGATCGAGGAA
- a CDS encoding HD domain-containing protein, whose translation MNKKKIFNDPVYGFITVPSDLIFDIIEHPFFQRLRRIKQLGLTEMVYPGALHTRFHHALGAMHLMDTALSTLKSKNNEIFDNELEASLIAILLHDIGHGPFSHALETAIFKNVYHESLSLHIMHMLNKAFEGRLTLAINIFKGTYERKFFHQLVSSQLDVDRLDYLNRDSFYTGVYEGKIGADRIIKMLDIANDKLVVEEKAIYSIENFLVSRRLMYWQVYLHKTVISAENMVLRVVQRARQLLQQGVEVDTSPNLKFFLSSDLTMADFERDSSILERFVGLDDHDVWSGIKLWASHPDFILSYLANSILNRRLFKVVISSKPIEKDLLLGISELVQEHYKVAEEDVHYLMISGTISNNAYQVEGQSIDVLTKSGYVIDVAEASDLPNIRALGNKVEKYYVCYPKEVAH comes from the coding sequence GTGAATAAGAAAAAAATCTTCAACGACCCCGTTTACGGTTTTATTACCGTTCCGTCTGATCTCATTTTCGATATTATTGAGCACCCTTTCTTTCAGCGCCTGCGCCGCATCAAGCAGCTGGGCTTAACAGAGATGGTATACCCCGGGGCGCTGCACACCCGTTTTCATCATGCGCTGGGCGCCATGCACCTGATGGACACGGCCCTGAGCACCCTGAAAAGTAAAAATAACGAAATTTTCGATAACGAGCTGGAAGCCTCCCTCATTGCCATCCTGCTCCACGACATTGGCCATGGCCCTTTTTCCCATGCCTTAGAAACCGCTATCTTCAAGAATGTGTACCACGAGAGCCTCTCGCTGCATATTATGCACATGCTCAACAAGGCTTTTGAAGGCCGCTTAACGCTGGCAATCAATATTTTCAAGGGTACCTATGAGCGTAAATTCTTTCACCAGCTCGTATCGAGCCAGCTGGATGTGGACCGCCTTGACTACCTGAACCGCGACAGCTTTTATACCGGCGTGTACGAAGGCAAAATCGGCGCCGACCGCATCATCAAAATGCTGGACATTGCCAACGACAAGCTGGTGGTGGAAGAAAAGGCCATTTACAGCATCGAGAACTTTCTGGTAAGCCGCCGCCTGATGTACTGGCAGGTATACCTGCACAAAACCGTGATCAGCGCCGAAAACATGGTGCTGCGCGTGGTGCAGCGCGCGCGCCAGTTGTTGCAGCAGGGCGTGGAGGTAGACACCAGCCCGAACCTGAAGTTCTTTCTCTCCTCCGACCTTACCATGGCCGATTTTGAGCGCGACAGCAGCATTTTGGAGCGCTTTGTAGGCCTGGACGACCACGATGTATGGAGCGGCATCAAACTCTGGGCCTCTCACCCCGACTTTATACTTTCTTACCTGGCCAACAGCATCCTGAACCGCCGCTTGTTTAAGGTGGTGATCTCGAGCAAACCCATCGAAAAGGACCTGCTGCTGGGCATCAGCGAGCTGGTGCAGGAGCACTACAAAGTAGCCGAGGAAGACGTGCATTACCTCATGATCTCGGGCACCATCAGCAACAATGCCTACCAGGTAGAAGGGCAATCCATCGATGTGCTGACCAAATCCGGGTACGTGATCGATGTGGCCGAGGCATCCGACCTGCCCAACATCCGGGCGCTGGGCAATAAGGTGGAAAAATATTATGTGTGCTACCCCAAAGAAGTAGCACATTAA
- a CDS encoding bifunctional UDP-3-O-[3-hydroxymyristoyl] N-acetylglucosamine deacetylase/3-hydroxyacyl-ACP dehydratase, whose amino-acid sequence MNDKQHTIKAPVTITGIGLHTGVVSNMTFKPAPANHGYKFQRIDMPGQPIVAADVDNVVDLSRGTTIEQNGARVNTVEHTLAALVGLQIDNVLIELDGPEPPIMDGSSIEFVKALQSVGLQEQNALRNYFEISKGISYKDDSRGVEIAGLPLDDYRLTAMVDYNSPVLGSQHASITNITQFVDEIAPCRTFVFLHELEALYKQNLIKGGDLDNAIVIVDRVVQDEELSHLSELLKKPKVEVKEEGVLNNTELRFKNEPARHKLLDLIGDLALIGRPIKGQILAARPGHAANVAFARKVKKLIQEAAIKNVPTYDPKKPPVMDINQISATLPHRYPFLLIDKIIHLDETTVTGVKNVTMNEPFFQGHFPGNPVLPGVVQIEAMAQTGGILVLNTVENPEDYWTYFLGIDKCRFKRKVIPGDTIIFKCELLAPIKRGIAKMSGQAFVAGQLVMEAEMSASIVKKDA is encoded by the coding sequence ATGAACGATAAACAGCACACCATAAAGGCCCCGGTTACAATTACAGGCATTGGGTTGCATACCGGAGTGGTTTCAAACATGACGTTTAAGCCTGCACCTGCAAATCATGGGTACAAGTTTCAGCGCATTGATATGCCAGGCCAGCCAATTGTGGCAGCTGATGTAGACAATGTGGTCGACCTGTCGCGGGGCACCACCATCGAGCAGAACGGCGCCCGCGTAAATACCGTGGAGCACACGCTGGCTGCCTTAGTGGGCCTGCAGATTGACAACGTGCTGATCGAGCTTGACGGCCCGGAACCGCCTATCATGGATGGCTCCTCGATTGAGTTTGTAAAGGCGTTGCAAAGCGTGGGGCTACAGGAGCAGAATGCCCTGCGCAACTACTTCGAGATATCCAAAGGCATCAGCTACAAAGACGATAGCCGCGGCGTGGAAATTGCCGGCCTTCCGCTGGACGATTACCGCCTCACCGCGATGGTGGATTATAACTCACCGGTGCTGGGTAGCCAGCACGCCTCCATTACCAACATCACCCAGTTTGTGGACGAGATCGCCCCGTGCCGCACGTTTGTGTTCCTGCACGAGCTGGAAGCTCTTTACAAACAAAACCTGATCAAAGGCGGAGACCTGGACAACGCGATCGTGATCGTGGATCGGGTGGTGCAGGACGAGGAGCTCTCGCATTTGTCGGAGCTGCTGAAAAAGCCGAAGGTGGAGGTAAAAGAAGAAGGCGTGCTCAACAACACCGAGCTGCGCTTTAAGAATGAGCCTGCCCGCCACAAGCTGCTGGACCTGATCGGTGACCTGGCCCTGATCGGCCGCCCTATCAAAGGACAGATCTTAGCGGCCCGCCCCGGCCATGCGGCCAACGTGGCCTTTGCCCGCAAGGTAAAAAAGCTCATACAGGAAGCGGCGATCAAGAACGTGCCTACTTACGATCCTAAAAAGCCGCCGGTCATGGATATCAACCAGATCTCGGCCACCCTGCCCCACCGCTATCCTTTTTTGCTGATCGATAAGATCATTCACCTCGACGAAACCACGGTGACGGGGGTAAAGAACGTGACCATGAACGAGCCCTTTTTCCAGGGCCACTTTCCGGGCAACCCTGTGCTGCCGGGCGTGGTGCAGATAGAGGCCATGGCGCAGACAGGCGGCATCCTGGTGCTTAACACCGTGGAAAATCCGGAAGATTACTGGACCTACTTTCTGGGCATAGACAAGTGCCGTTTTAAGCGGAAAGTGATTCCGGGGGATACAATTATTTTTAAATGTGAACTGCTGGCGCCCATCAAACGGGGCATCGCCAAAATGAGTGGCCAGGCTTTTGTAGCCGGTCAGTTGGTGATGGAAGCGGAAATGTCAGCAAGTATAGTAAAGAAAGACGCATGA
- a CDS encoding alanine dehydrogenase has translation MTEKLAASLAKIVATSQALYPKESMLAVEERRRNLFIGIPKESSFQENRIGLTPDAVKQLTDHGHRIRIEAGAGSLSKYSDHEYAEAGARIVYSVEEVYEADIILKIAPPTYDEINYLHPGQTLISALQFGNLTSDYINALLAKKINALSFELIRDKSEAKPVVRAMSEIAGSTVMLIAAEYLSSSNDGKGVILGGITGVPPSKVVILGAGTVAEYAARAALGLGAEVKVFDNHIYKLRRLKHNIGTQLFTSTLDKTVLNNEIKQADVVIGALVAVEDRIPCMVEESIIAQMNPGSIIIDVCIDQGGCFETSEVTSHSRPIYRKYDIIHYCVPNIPSRVPRTATQALSNIFTPIFTEISKYGGINEVLFTNEHYRAGVYIYKGSLTNSHIAKRFGMRYKELGLMIAVRN, from the coding sequence ATGACGGAAAAACTCGCCGCAAGTTTAGCCAAGATAGTAGCTACCAGCCAGGCCCTTTACCCCAAGGAGTCGATGCTGGCGGTGGAAGAACGCCGCCGCAACCTGTTTATCGGCATCCCGAAAGAATCCTCGTTTCAGGAAAACCGCATTGGCCTGACCCCCGACGCTGTGAAGCAACTAACCGACCATGGGCACCGCATCCGGATTGAGGCAGGCGCTGGCAGTTTATCCAAGTACTCCGATCATGAATATGCCGAGGCCGGTGCCCGCATTGTGTATTCGGTGGAAGAAGTATACGAGGCCGACATCATCCTGAAGATCGCCCCTCCTACCTACGATGAGATCAATTACCTGCACCCGGGCCAGACACTGATCTCGGCGCTGCAGTTTGGGAACCTGACCTCGGATTATATCAATGCACTGCTGGCTAAAAAAATAAACGCTCTCTCCTTTGAACTGATCCGCGATAAGTCAGAGGCAAAGCCGGTGGTGCGCGCCATGAGCGAAATTGCCGGCAGCACCGTAATGCTGATAGCCGCCGAATACCTGAGCAGCAGCAACGATGGCAAAGGGGTTATACTGGGTGGCATTACGGGTGTGCCTCCTTCCAAAGTCGTTATACTTGGTGCCGGCACTGTAGCCGAGTATGCGGCCCGTGCTGCCCTGGGCTTAGGAGCCGAGGTAAAGGTTTTCGACAACCATATTTATAAGCTGCGCCGGCTGAAGCACAACATCGGCACCCAGCTCTTTACCTCTACGCTGGATAAAACAGTGCTCAACAACGAAATTAAACAGGCCGATGTGGTGATCGGCGCTTTGGTAGCCGTGGAAGACCGCATTCCGTGCATGGTAGAGGAATCGATTATTGCGCAGATGAACCCCGGCTCCATTATCATCGATGTGTGTATCGACCAGGGAGGTTGTTTTGAAACTTCGGAGGTTACCTCGCACAGCCGCCCCATTTACCGCAAGTATGATATCATCCATTACTGTGTGCCTAACATCCCGTCGCGGGTGCCCCGAACGGCCACCCAGGCCCTGAGTAATATTTTTACGCCCATCTTTACAGAGATCTCAAAGTATGGCGGCATCAACGAGGTACTGTTTACGAACGAACATTACCGTGCCGGCGTGTATATCTACAAAGGCAGTCTCACCAACTCGCATATCGCCAAACGGTTTGGCATGCGCTACAAAGAATTGGGCCTGATGATCGCAGTTAGAAACTAG
- a CDS encoding ABC transporter ATP-binding protein, which produces MQINLTGLGKRYNYEWIFRNLTYTFEPGSSYAILGHNGSGKSTLLTVVAGYNLHSEGNISYALGGKIIEHDKVYQHLSLTAPYLELVEEFTLIEMLAFHTRFKSLRHDLSNEQLIERMGLQRARNKYVKDFSSGMKQRLKLGMAIYADTSLLLLDEPTTNLDQEGIAWYQEHVALNQENRLIIVGSNIAHEYSFCQHHLHITDFHQVARK; this is translated from the coding sequence ATGCAAATTAACCTAACGGGCTTAGGTAAACGCTATAATTACGAGTGGATTTTCCGGAACCTGACCTATACCTTTGAGCCAGGCAGCTCCTATGCCATACTTGGCCATAACGGCTCCGGCAAATCCACTCTTCTTACGGTTGTAGCCGGTTACAACCTCCACAGCGAAGGCAATATTTCCTACGCGCTGGGCGGCAAAATAATCGAGCACGACAAAGTATACCAGCATCTCTCCCTCACTGCGCCATACCTGGAGCTGGTAGAGGAATTTACCCTGATCGAGATGCTGGCGTTCCATACCCGCTTCAAATCCCTGCGCCACGACCTTTCCAACGAGCAACTGATCGAGCGCATGGGCCTGCAACGGGCCCGCAACAAGTATGTGAAAGACTTCTCGTCGGGGATGAAGCAGCGTCTGAAACTGGGCATGGCCATTTACGCAGACACCTCCCTCCTGCTGCTCGACGAGCCGACCACCAACCTGGACCAGGAAGGCATTGCCTGGTACCAGGAGCATGTGGCGCTAAACCAGGAAAACCGCTTGATTATTGTAGGCTCTAATATTGCGCACGAGTATAGCTTTTGCCAGCATCACCTGCACATCACCGACTTCCATCAGGTTGCCAGGAAGTAG
- the lpxD gene encoding UDP-3-O-(3-hydroxymyristoyl)glucosamine N-acyltransferase: protein MEFTVQQIADLLQGSVEGDNTVKVSTLAKIEEAQAGALAFLSNSKYEPFLYTSGASAVIVAEKLELKKPVAATLIRVEDPYTSFSVLLHYYQTALIASKVGVEEPAFIGAGSQIGDGHYRGAFSYIGQNCTIGENVRIFPQVYIGDSVKIGDNTTIFAGAKLYTNTVVGSNCTIHAGAVLGSDGFGFAPQPDGSYKAIPQIGNVVLGDDVSIGANTTIDCATMGATLIGQGSKIDNLVQVAHNVEVGKHTVIAAQAGISGSAKLGNNCVIAGQAGIVGHISLADKTTVGAQSGVSKTVKEPGTIIQGSPAFDYKQNLRAMTVFRKLPELQRELELLKEKV, encoded by the coding sequence ATGGAGTTCACTGTTCAACAGATAGCAGACCTGCTGCAGGGTAGCGTAGAAGGCGACAATACTGTCAAGGTCAGCACTTTAGCCAAGATAGAAGAAGCCCAGGCCGGCGCGCTTGCGTTTTTATCAAATTCCAAATACGAACCCTTCCTTTATACTTCCGGTGCCAGCGCTGTAATTGTGGCAGAGAAGCTGGAGCTGAAAAAGCCGGTTGCTGCTACCCTGATCCGGGTGGAAGATCCTTATACCAGCTTTTCTGTCTTACTCCATTATTACCAGACAGCCTTGATCGCCTCTAAAGTGGGCGTGGAAGAACCCGCTTTCATCGGTGCCGGCAGCCAGATCGGCGACGGCCATTACCGCGGCGCATTCTCCTACATCGGCCAGAACTGCACCATCGGCGAGAACGTGCGCATCTTTCCGCAGGTATACATTGGCGATAGCGTGAAAATAGGCGATAACACCACCATTTTTGCCGGCGCTAAACTTTACACCAACACTGTGGTGGGTAGCAACTGTACGATCCATGCCGGCGCAGTGCTGGGCAGCGATGGCTTTGGCTTTGCGCCACAGCCCGACGGCAGCTACAAAGCCATCCCGCAGATTGGCAACGTCGTGCTCGGAGATGATGTATCGATCGGGGCAAACACCACCATCGACTGCGCCACCATGGGGGCAACCCTGATTGGACAAGGCAGCAAAATAGATAACCTGGTGCAGGTAGCGCATAACGTGGAAGTAGGCAAGCATACCGTTATTGCCGCGCAGGCAGGCATCTCCGGCTCTGCCAAGCTAGGCAACAACTGCGTTATTGCAGGCCAGGCCGGCATTGTGGGCCATATCAGCCTGGCCGATAAAACAACCGTAGGTGCGCAGTCCGGGGTTTCCAAAACTGTAAAAGAGCCGGGCACGATCATCCAGGGCTCACCGGCATTTGACTATAAGCAGAACCTGCGGGCCATGACCGTATTCCGCAAACTGCCCGAGCTGCAGCGCGAGCTGGAACTGCTGAAAGAGAAGGTATAG